A part of Bacteroidota bacterium genomic DNA contains:
- a CDS encoding glutamate--tRNA ligase: MDRRVRVRFAPSPTGPLHIGGVRTALYNYLFAKKYNGDFLLRIEDTDQNRFVPGAEEYIVEALEWVGLKFDEASHVGGEYGPYRQSERKPMYRQYAEQLLESGHAYYAFDTEEDLEDVRKKAEQAKISWKYDPVTRQSMKNSLTLSHDEVKHRLDSGDPYVVRIKLPRKDEVRFHDEIRGWVVVNTAQMDDKVLFKSDGMPTYHLANIVDDYLMKITHVIRGEEWLPSAPLHVLLYRYLGWEEVMPKFAHLPLLLKPEGNGKLSKRDGDRLGFPVFPLEWKDPKTGEISSGYRETGYFKEAVINMLALLGWHPSDNRELFTMDELIEAFSIEKVSKSGAKFDVEKAKWFNHHYLMAKSNDELAEALQPTLDAAAVTMPKERVAMVCGMMKEKVQFIPELYTAGKYFFADPESYDEGVVSKKWKDFTGPVLNDLKNDLAALADFTAEAIEKTFHDVVENKHGKKPGEMMQTFRLSISGVAGGPPIFEMAAFLGKETLVRRITHCLNNVQASAN; the protein is encoded by the coding sequence ATGGACAGACGAGTTAGAGTACGTTTTGCACCCAGTCCTACAGGCCCTTTGCATATTGGCGGGGTTAGGACGGCTTTGTACAATTACCTTTTTGCCAAAAAATACAACGGCGATTTTTTGTTGCGTATTGAAGATACCGACCAAAACCGCTTTGTACCCGGCGCTGAAGAGTATATTGTAGAAGCCTTGGAATGGGTAGGTTTGAAGTTTGATGAAGCTTCCCATGTGGGCGGCGAGTATGGCCCTTACCGCCAAAGTGAGCGTAAGCCGATGTACCGCCAGTATGCAGAGCAGCTGCTTGAAAGCGGTCACGCATACTATGCTTTTGATACCGAAGAAGACCTTGAAGACGTGCGTAAAAAGGCAGAGCAGGCTAAAATTTCGTGGAAATACGACCCTGTGACCCGCCAAAGCATGAAAAACTCGCTGACGCTTAGTCATGATGAGGTGAAACACCGCTTAGACAGCGGCGACCCTTATGTAGTGCGCATAAAACTGCCCCGCAAAGATGAGGTACGTTTTCACGATGAGATACGCGGCTGGGTAGTGGTAAACACTGCTCAAATGGACGACAAAGTGTTGTTTAAAAGCGATGGTATGCCTACGTACCACCTTGCCAACATTGTGGACGATTATTTAATGAAGATTACCCACGTAATACGCGGCGAAGAGTGGTTGCCCAGCGCACCGTTGCACGTATTGCTATATCGTTACTTGGGATGGGAAGAAGTGATGCCTAAGTTTGCCCACTTGCCCTTGTTGCTAAAACCCGAAGGCAATGGTAAACTAAGCAAGCGTGATGGCGACCGTTTAGGCTTCCCAGTATTTCCGTTGGAGTGGAAAGACCCCAAAACAGGTGAAATATCAAGCGGTTACCGTGAGACCGGCTACTTTAAAGAAGCCGTTATTAATATGCTGGCCCTATTGGGTTGGCACCCCAGCGACAACCGCGAGTTGTTTACCATGGATGAATTGATAGAGGCGTTTAGCATTGAAAAGGTAAGCAAATCTGGAGCTAAGTTTGACGTGGAGAAAGCCAAGTGGTTTAACCACCATTACCTGATGGCAAAAAGCAACGACGAACTTGCCGAAGCCTTGCAACCTACGTTGGATGCTGCTGCGGTTACCATGCCCAAAGAACGTGTGGCAATGGTGTGCGGCATGATGAAAGAAAAGGTACAGTTTATCCCTGAGTTGTACACTGCCGGTAAGTACTTTTTTGCTGACCCAGAAAGTTACGACGAAGGAGTGGTGAGCAAGAAATGGAAAGATTTTACAGGCCCTGTGTTGAACGACTTGAAAAACGACCTTGCTGCATTAGCTGATTTTACCGCTGAAGCCATTGAGAAAACCTTCCACGATGTGGTAGAGAATAAACACGGCAAAAAACCGGGTGAAATGATGCAAACCTTCCGCCTGAGTATATCAGGAGTGGCTGGTGGCCCCCCGATTTTTGAAATGGCTGCCTTTTTAGGTAAAGAAACGCTGGTGCGCCGCATAACACATTGTTTAAACAATGTGCAGGCGAGCGCCAACTAA